The DNA window GGGTGGTGGGGTGGGTGCGACTCCCTCCACCGCCACCGCTGGCCCCAGCCGACCCGGACCGCACACACCCCATTCGCCACGTACCGGCCGCCCGGGCGGGCGGTGTGTCCGGTGCGGAGGTGGTCGGGGACACCTGTCGGGTGGAATGGGTCCGGGGGCGGGGGCGTTGTACCCGGTGCACGGCTGAGCAGCGGAAACACCCGCCACCGGATCCTGGATCCGCGGAATGACGGTGGGGCGCCGGTCGTTGCACATGGTTCCGCCGGCACGACGAGGCCCCCGCCCCGTGAGCCGACGGAGTCCCCGCGCGAGAGCGCCTGACGGTGCTCGCACACCCCCCGGTGTGTCGAACCCCCGAATGGAGCCCCCCATGAACACCATGCTGCGCAAGAGCATCCTCGGTATCGCCGGTCTGACCGTCGCCGGTGGCCTGGCCGCCGGTCCGCTCAACCACCACGACAGCTCCCCGACCGCCCGCGAGGTCGCCGTCACCGCCCAGGCCGACCCCGCCGCGCTCGTCCCGCACGGCGTGCAGGGCGCGCAGTCCCGCATCGACCTGACCGACGAGCAGGCCGCCAACGTCAAGGCGATCGTCGCCGCCACCAAGAAGGCCGGCATGGACGAGCGCGCCGCCGTCGTCTCGATCGCCACCAGCCTCCAGGAGTCGAAGCTGGAGAACCTCGGCCACCTCGGCGACCGCAACGACCACGACTCGCTGGGCCTGTTCCAGCAGCGCCCGTCCAGTGGTTGGGGCACGCCGGAGCAGATCACCGACCCCGAGTACTCCACCCTCGCCTTCCTCAAGGGCCTCAAGCAGGTCGACGGCTGGCAGGACATGCCGCTGACCCAGGCCGCGCAGACGGTGCAGGTCAGCGCCTACCCTGACGCGTACGCGCAGTGGGAGCAGCAGGCCGCGGACCTCGTCGCCCAGCACTGGAACGGCTGACACAGGCGGAAGGCCGGCACCCCGGAGGCGGGGTGCCGGCCCCCGTCGTGTCGCCCGGATCAGGTGGCGCTGATCGTGCCGGTGAGCAGCAGGCAGAGCACCAGCGTGCCGAGCGCCACCCGGTAGAGCACGAACAGGTAGAGCGTGTGGTGTGCGACGTAGCGCAGCAGCCAGGCGATGGCCGCGTAGCCGATGGCGAACGCGATGAGCGTGGCCACCACCATCTGCGCCACGCTCGGCGCGGCGGTGCCGGGCGCGGACGGCTCGAAGACGTCCGGCAGGCTGAACACGCCGGAGATGACAACGGCCGGGATGGCCAGCAGGAACGAGTAGCGCGCCGCCGTCTCCCGGGTGAGGTTGAGGAACAGGCCGACGGTCAGCGTGCCGCCCGAGCGGGAGACGCCGGGGATCAGCGCCATCGCCTGCCCCAGGCCCATCGCCACGCCGTCGCGCATCCGGAAGTTCTCCAGCGTGCGGGTCTGTCGGCCCCAGTACTCGGCGAACGCGAGCACCAGGGCGAAGAAGATCAGCGTGAAGGAGATCAGGTAGAGGTTCCGGCCGGCGGTGCGGATCTGGTCCTTGAACAGCAGCCCCAGGATGCCGATCGGGATGGTGCCGACGATGACGTACCAGCCCATCCGGTAGTCGAGGCTGGAGCGCACCGAGCGGTCGACCAGGCCCAGGCACCAGGTGCGGACGATCCGCCAGATGTCCTTGAAGAAGTAGATCAGGACGGCGGCCTCGGTGCCGAGCTGGGTGACCGCGGTGAACGACGCCCCCGCGTCGCGGCCGAAGAAGATCGCCGAGGTGATCCGCAGGTGCCCGGACGACGACACCGGCAGGAACTCGGTGAGCCCCTGGACGACGCCCAGGACGATGGCCTCGACCCAGGTCACTCGCCGACCCCGGACAGCTCCAGCGCC is part of the Micromonospora sp. WMMD980 genome and encodes:
- a CDS encoding undecaprenyl-diphosphate phosphatase; translated protein: MTWVEAIVLGVVQGLTEFLPVSSSGHLRITSAIFFGRDAGASFTAVTQLGTEAAVLIYFFKDIWRIVRTWCLGLVDRSVRSSLDYRMGWYVIVGTIPIGILGLLFKDQIRTAGRNLYLISFTLIFFALVLAFAEYWGRQTRTLENFRMRDGVAMGLGQAMALIPGVSRSGGTLTVGLFLNLTRETAARYSFLLAIPAVVISGVFSLPDVFEPSAPGTAAPSVAQMVVATLIAFAIGYAAIAWLLRYVAHHTLYLFVLYRVALGTLVLCLLLTGTISAT